One genomic window of Nocardioides daphniae includes the following:
- a CDS encoding aspartate carbamoyltransferase catalytic subunit has protein sequence MKHLLSIDDLSVDQIQEIFATASDMHDVQRRSVKKLPALRGVTVVNMFFEDSTRTRSSFEIAGKWLSADVINISAKGSSTSKGESLRDTVMTVCAMGVDGLVIRHQASGAAQQVAGWVDASVVNAGDGMHEHPTQALLDAYTLQRRLGSLEGRHVAVIGDLTHSRVFRSNVQCLTKLGAEVTVVAPPTLMPSGVGPWSESAGFATSYDVDEVLPTADAVMMLRVQRERMSGGYFPTAREYTVGYGLTRDRLAALHPDVPICHPGPMNRGLEIAADAADAAQSAILDQVSAGLAVRMAVLYHLLAGEESSA, from the coding sequence GTGAAGCACCTGCTCTCGATCGACGACCTGTCCGTCGACCAGATCCAGGAGATCTTCGCCACCGCCAGCGACATGCACGACGTGCAGCGCCGCTCGGTCAAGAAGCTCCCCGCCCTGCGCGGCGTGACCGTGGTGAACATGTTCTTCGAGGACTCCACCCGCACCCGCTCGAGCTTCGAGATCGCCGGCAAGTGGCTCTCCGCCGACGTCATCAACATCTCGGCCAAGGGCTCCTCGACCTCCAAGGGCGAGAGTCTGCGCGACACCGTGATGACGGTCTGCGCGATGGGCGTCGACGGGCTGGTCATCCGCCACCAGGCCAGCGGTGCTGCCCAGCAGGTCGCCGGGTGGGTCGACGCGAGCGTCGTCAACGCCGGTGACGGCATGCACGAGCACCCCACCCAGGCGCTGCTCGACGCCTACACGCTGCAGCGTCGCCTCGGCTCGCTCGAGGGCAGGCACGTCGCGGTCATCGGCGACCTGACCCACAGCCGGGTCTTTCGCTCCAACGTCCAGTGCCTCACGAAGCTGGGGGCCGAGGTCACCGTCGTGGCGCCGCCCACCCTGATGCCCAGCGGCGTCGGGCCGTGGTCGGAGAGCGCGGGCTTCGCGACCTCGTACGACGTCGACGAGGTCCTGCCGACCGCCGACGCCGTGATGATGCTGCGGGTGCAGCGGGAGCGCATGTCGGGCGGCTACTTCCCGACGGCGCGCGAGTACACCGTCGGCTACGGGCTGACCCGGGACCGGCTCGCCGCCCTGCACCCGGACGTCCCGATCTGCCACCCCGGACCGATGAACCGGGGCCTGGAGATCGCCGCCGACGCAGCGGACGCCGCCCAGTCGGCGATCCTCGACCAGGTCTCCGCCGGCCTCGCCGTGCGGATGGCCGTGCTCTACCACCTGCTCGCCGGAGAGGAGTCCAGCGCGTGA
- a CDS encoding DUF5655 domain-containing protein, with translation MAGERTVEELFEGHPRSLELCRAVEEAVGAVGDSTVTVGRSQVAFRRRRGFAYVWRPGQYVRSDVPAMLSLALPHRIDSPRFKEVVHPSPGVWMHHLELHEVAEVDAEVRGWLREAYEHAG, from the coding sequence GTGGCCGGGGAGCGGACCGTCGAGGAGCTCTTCGAGGGTCATCCGCGCAGTCTTGAGCTCTGCCGAGCCGTCGAGGAGGCCGTGGGCGCCGTCGGCGACAGCACCGTGACCGTGGGGCGCAGCCAGGTCGCCTTCCGGCGGCGCCGCGGGTTCGCGTACGTCTGGCGTCCCGGGCAGTACGTGCGCAGCGACGTCCCGGCAATGCTGTCCCTCGCCCTCCCGCACCGGATCGACTCCCCGCGCTTCAAGGAGGTCGTCCACCCCTCGCCCGGGGTGTGGATGCACCACCTCGAGCTGCACGAGGTCGCCGAGGTCGACGCCGAGGTACGCGGGTGGCTGCGCGAGGCGTACGAGCACGCTGGTTGA
- a CDS encoding DUF1206 domain-containing protein: MDKNSVVSTVKGRAEKAHDSQWMDHLARAGLVAYGVVHLLVAWVAVQLAFGESRREASSKGAFSELASHSFGKVALWALAVGLVLLVVWKVLDAVFGKPDDSSKDGEGWRQRGGAAVKAVLYAALALTALRTVTGGGGGKGRSMTATVMNWPGGQWLVALAGLAVIGYAGYLAWKGWTDKFLEHLDAEGRAGETGEAYRWFGKIGHLAKAVATGIVGGLVVHAGWTHQGKEDQGLGDALRTVLQQPFGPWLLCVIAAGIACYGFFCFARARHLDR; the protein is encoded by the coding sequence GTGGACAAGAACTCCGTCGTCAGCACGGTCAAGGGACGGGCCGAGAAGGCCCACGACAGCCAGTGGATGGACCACCTCGCACGCGCGGGACTCGTCGCGTACGGGGTGGTCCACCTGCTCGTGGCCTGGGTCGCGGTCCAGCTCGCCTTCGGCGAGAGCCGCCGGGAGGCCTCCAGCAAGGGCGCCTTCTCCGAGCTCGCCTCGCACTCCTTCGGCAAGGTGGCCCTGTGGGCGCTGGCCGTGGGGCTGGTGCTCCTCGTCGTCTGGAAGGTGCTGGACGCGGTCTTCGGCAAGCCCGACGACTCCTCGAAGGACGGGGAGGGCTGGCGCCAGCGCGGCGGTGCCGCCGTCAAGGCGGTGCTGTACGCCGCACTCGCCCTCACTGCCCTCCGTACGGTGACGGGCGGAGGCGGCGGCAAGGGCAGGTCGATGACCGCCACGGTGATGAACTGGCCCGGCGGTCAGTGGCTCGTCGCGCTCGCCGGGTTGGCCGTGATCGGCTACGCCGGCTACCTCGCCTGGAAGGGCTGGACCGACAAGTTCCTCGAGCACCTCGACGCGGAGGGTCGGGCCGGCGAGACGGGGGAGGCGTACCGCTGGTTCGGCAAGATCGGCCACCTCGCCAAGGCGGTGGCCACCGGCATCGTGGGCGGCCTGGTCGTGCACGCCGGCTGGACCCACCAGGGCAAGGAGGACCAGGGCCTCGGTGACGCCCTGCGTACGGTGCTCCAGCAGCCCTTCGGTCCGTGGTTGCTCTGCGTGATCGCGGCCGGCATCGCCTGCTACGGGTTCTTCTGCTTCGCCCGCGCCCGGCACCTCGACCGCTGA
- the carB gene encoding carbamoyl-phosphate synthase large subunit, translating to MPKREDIKSVLVIGSGPIVIGQACEFDYSGTQACRILKEEGLRVILVNSNPATIMTDPEFADATYVEPITPEFVEKVIAKERPDAILPTLGGQTALNTATALHDNGVLEKYGVEMIGASFEAIHRGENRELFNDIVRKVGGEVCRSFVCHSMDEVEKATEELGFPVVIRPSFTMGGLGSGIAFNAEDLHRIAGAGLSASPTTEVLIEESILGWKEYELEVMRDKNDNVVIICSIENFDPVGVHTGDSITVAPAMTLTDREYQHLRNLAIGVIREVGVDTGGCNIQYAVNPENGRVIVIEMNPRVSRSSALASKATGYPIAKIAAKVAIGYTLDEIENDITSGPQGSTAASFEPTLDYVVVKVPRFAFEKFPTADSTLTTHMKSVGEAMAIGRNFSEALNKALRSMESKGSQFTWTGEVGDKKEILADVARPHDGRIQKLMLAIRAGATPEEIFDATKIDPWYVDQLFLVNEVAEAVAGAADLDAATLRLAKRHGFSDVQVAGLRGLTEAEVRAARHDLGIRPVYKTVDTCAAEFEARTPYYYSSYDEETEVVPREREAVIILGSGPNRIGQGIEFDYSCVHAAQELSKAGYETIMVNCNPETVSTDYDTSDRLYFEPLTLEDVLEIVEAERAAGPIAGVVATLGGQTPLGLAQGLQDAGVPIVGTSPEAIDLAEERGAFGRILAEAGLTSPKHGTAVSFEDARAIAHEIGYPVLVRPSYVLGGRGMQIVYSDDTLETYLEAATELISAERPVLIDRFIDDAVEIDVDALYDGHELFLGGVMEHIEEAGIHSGDSSCALPPITLGRSEIERIRTATEAIASGVGVRGLINIQFAIGADVLYVIEANPRASRTVPFVSKATGTSLAKAASRVMLGATIAELRAEGLLPATGDGGLLPADAPIAVKEAVLPFNRFRTHEGQFVDTVLGPEMKSTGEVMGFDADFGKAFAKAQAGSFGPLPVGGKVFISIANRDKRTMIFPARVLADYGFELLATEGTAEVLRRNGIPSTVVRKHSSGTGPNGEPTIVGMIQAGEVDLIVNTPNGSASGARYDGYDIRAAAVLTGTPCITTVQGAAAAVQGIAALRSGGIGVRSLQEWAALTSAATAR from the coding sequence GTGCCGAAGCGTGAAGACATCAAGTCCGTCCTGGTGATCGGCTCCGGCCCGATCGTCATCGGCCAGGCCTGCGAGTTCGACTACTCCGGGACCCAGGCCTGCCGCATCCTCAAGGAGGAGGGCCTCCGCGTCATCCTCGTGAACTCCAACCCGGCCACGATCATGACCGACCCGGAGTTCGCCGACGCCACCTACGTCGAGCCGATCACCCCCGAGTTCGTCGAGAAGGTCATCGCGAAGGAGCGCCCCGACGCGATCCTGCCGACGCTGGGTGGCCAGACCGCGCTCAACACCGCGACCGCGCTCCACGACAACGGCGTCCTGGAGAAGTACGGCGTCGAGATGATCGGCGCCTCCTTCGAGGCGATCCACCGTGGCGAGAACCGCGAGCTGTTCAACGACATCGTCCGCAAGGTCGGCGGCGAGGTCTGCCGCTCCTTCGTGTGCCACTCGATGGACGAGGTCGAGAAGGCGACCGAGGAGCTCGGCTTCCCGGTCGTCATCCGCCCCTCCTTCACCATGGGCGGCCTCGGGTCGGGCATCGCGTTCAACGCCGAGGACCTGCACCGCATCGCCGGCGCCGGCCTCTCTGCCTCGCCCACCACCGAGGTCCTGATCGAGGAGTCGATCCTCGGGTGGAAGGAGTACGAGCTGGAGGTGATGCGCGACAAGAACGACAACGTCGTCATCATCTGCTCGATCGAGAACTTCGACCCGGTCGGCGTGCACACCGGCGACTCGATCACCGTCGCCCCGGCGATGACCCTCACCGACCGCGAGTACCAGCACCTGCGCAACCTGGCGATCGGCGTCATCCGCGAGGTCGGCGTCGACACCGGCGGCTGCAACATCCAGTACGCGGTCAACCCGGAGAACGGCCGCGTCATCGTCATCGAGATGAACCCGCGCGTCTCCCGGTCCTCGGCGCTCGCGTCGAAGGCCACCGGCTACCCGATCGCCAAGATCGCCGCCAAGGTCGCCATCGGCTACACGCTGGACGAGATCGAGAACGACATCACGTCGGGCCCGCAGGGCTCCACCGCCGCCTCGTTCGAGCCGACCCTCGACTACGTCGTGGTCAAGGTGCCCCGCTTCGCGTTCGAGAAGTTCCCGACCGCCGACTCCACCCTCACCACCCACATGAAGTCGGTCGGCGAGGCGATGGCGATCGGTCGCAACTTCTCCGAGGCGCTCAACAAGGCGCTGCGTTCGATGGAGTCGAAGGGGTCGCAGTTCACCTGGACCGGTGAGGTCGGCGACAAGAAGGAGATCCTCGCCGACGTCGCCCGTCCGCACGACGGCCGCATCCAGAAGCTGATGCTGGCCATCCGCGCCGGCGCCACGCCGGAGGAGATCTTCGACGCCACCAAGATCGACCCCTGGTACGTCGACCAGCTCTTCCTGGTCAACGAGGTCGCCGAGGCCGTCGCCGGCGCCGCCGACCTCGACGCCGCCACGCTCCGCCTGGCCAAGCGTCACGGCTTCTCGGACGTCCAGGTCGCCGGGCTGCGCGGCCTCACCGAGGCCGAGGTGCGCGCGGCGCGCCACGACCTGGGGATCCGCCCGGTCTACAAGACGGTCGACACCTGTGCGGCCGAGTTCGAGGCCCGTACGCCGTACTACTACTCCTCGTACGACGAGGAGACCGAGGTCGTGCCGCGCGAGCGCGAGGCCGTGATCATCCTGGGCTCCGGCCCGAACCGGATCGGCCAGGGCATCGAGTTCGACTACTCCTGCGTGCACGCCGCGCAGGAGCTGTCGAAGGCCGGCTACGAGACGATCATGGTCAACTGCAACCCCGAGACCGTCTCCACCGACTACGACACCTCCGACCGGCTCTACTTCGAGCCGCTCACGCTGGAGGACGTGCTGGAGATCGTCGAGGCCGAGCGCGCTGCCGGCCCGATCGCCGGCGTGGTCGCCACCCTCGGTGGCCAGACCCCGCTCGGCCTGGCCCAGGGTCTGCAGGACGCCGGTGTCCCGATCGTCGGCACCAGCCCCGAGGCCATCGACCTGGCCGAGGAGCGCGGCGCCTTCGGCCGCATCCTCGCCGAGGCCGGACTGACCTCGCCGAAGCACGGCACCGCGGTCTCCTTCGAGGACGCGCGCGCCATCGCCCACGAGATCGGCTACCCGGTGCTCGTGCGCCCGTCGTACGTCCTGGGTGGCCGCGGCATGCAGATCGTCTACTCCGACGACACGCTGGAGACCTACCTCGAGGCCGCGACCGAGCTGATCAGCGCCGAGCGCCCGGTCCTCATCGACCGGTTCATCGACGACGCGGTCGAGATCGACGTCGACGCCCTGTACGACGGCCACGAGCTCTTCCTGGGCGGCGTCATGGAGCACATCGAGGAGGCCGGCATCCACTCCGGTGACTCCTCCTGCGCGCTCCCGCCGATCACCCTGGGCCGCAGCGAGATCGAGCGGATCCGCACCGCCACCGAGGCGATCGCCTCCGGCGTGGGCGTCCGCGGCCTGATCAACATCCAGTTCGCCATCGGTGCCGACGTGCTCTACGTCATCGAGGCCAACCCGCGCGCCTCGCGCACGGTGCCCTTCGTCTCGAAGGCCACCGGTACGTCGCTGGCCAAGGCGGCCTCCCGGGTGATGCTCGGCGCCACGATCGCCGAGCTGCGCGCCGAGGGCCTGCTGCCGGCGACCGGTGACGGTGGCCTGCTGCCGGCCGACGCGCCGATCGCGGTCAAGGAGGCAGTGCTGCCGTTCAACCGCTTCCGCACCCACGAGGGTCAGTTCGTCGACACCGTGCTCGGCCCGGAGATGAAGTCGACCGGCGAGGTCATGGGCTTCGACGCCGACTTCGGCAAGGCCTTCGCGAAGGCCCAGGCCGGCTCGTTCGGCCCGCTGCCGGTCGGCGGCAAGGTCTTCATCTCGATCGCCAACCGCGACAAGCGCACGATGATCTTCCCGGCGCGCGTCCTGGCCGACTACGGCTTCGAGCTGCTCGCCACCGAGGGCACCGCCGAGGTGCTGCGGCGCAACGGCATCCCGTCGACCGTGGTGCGCAAGCACTCGTCCGGCACGGGGCCCAACGGCGAGCCGACCATCGTGGGGATGATCCAGGCCGGGGAGGTCGACCTGATCGTCAACACCCCGAACGGCTCGGCCTCGGGGGCGCGCTACGACGGCTACGACATCCGTGCCGCGGCCGTCCTGACGGGCACGCCGTGCATCACCACCGTGCAGGGTGCCGCTGCGGCGGTCCAGGGCATCGCCGCCCTGCGCTCCGGCGGGATCGGCGTACGTTCGCTGCAGGAGTGGGCAGCCCTCACCAGCGCCGCCACGGCTCGATGA
- a CDS encoding acetyl-CoA C-acetyltransferase, translating to MQAQTRRVAVIGGNRIPFARSNTVYAGVSNQEMLTAAIDGLVTRFGLEGQRVGEVVAGAVLKHARDFNLTRESVLGSKLSPETPATDIQQACGTGLQAVIQVANKIALGQIDVGIAGGSDTTSDAPVAISDKLRKKLMKVNTAKDTKSKLLALGQIRPGDIGLEVPQNSEPRTRLSMGEHQALTALEWKISREDQDELAARSHQNLARSWEEGFHDDLVTPFRGVERDTNMRADSTVEKLAKLKPVFGKGAAATMTAGNSTPLSDGASAVLLASEEWAAERGLPVLAYITAYETAAVDYVNGNEGLLMAPAYAVPRMLEREGLKLQDFDFYEIHEAFASQVLSTLKAWESPVFCSERLGLDAPLGAIDRDKLNVNGSSLAAAHPFAATGGRIVPVLAKLLDAKGSGRGLISICAAGGQGVVAILEK from the coding sequence GCCGTCATCGGCGGCAACCGGATCCCCTTCGCCCGGTCCAACACCGTCTACGCCGGCGTCTCCAACCAGGAGATGCTGACGGCGGCCATCGACGGGCTCGTCACCCGCTTCGGGCTCGAGGGCCAGCGCGTCGGCGAGGTCGTGGCGGGTGCGGTGCTCAAGCACGCCCGCGACTTCAACCTCACCCGTGAGAGCGTGCTCGGCTCCAAGCTCAGCCCGGAGACCCCTGCGACCGACATCCAGCAGGCCTGCGGCACGGGCCTCCAGGCGGTCATCCAGGTCGCCAACAAGATCGCGCTCGGTCAGATCGACGTCGGCATCGCCGGCGGCTCGGACACCACGTCCGACGCCCCGGTCGCCATCAGCGACAAGCTGCGCAAGAAGCTCATGAAGGTCAACACCGCCAAGGACACCAAGTCCAAGCTGCTGGCCCTGGGCCAGATCCGCCCGGGCGACATCGGCCTCGAGGTCCCGCAGAACTCCGAGCCCCGCACCCGGCTCTCGATGGGTGAGCACCAAGCGCTGACCGCGCTGGAGTGGAAGATCAGCCGCGAGGACCAGGACGAGCTGGCCGCCCGCTCCCACCAGAACCTCGCCCGCTCGTGGGAGGAGGGCTTCCACGACGACCTCGTGACCCCGTTCCGCGGCGTCGAGCGCGACACCAACATGCGTGCCGACTCGACCGTCGAGAAGCTGGCCAAGCTGAAGCCGGTCTTCGGCAAGGGCGCGGCCGCCACGATGACCGCGGGCAACTCGACGCCGCTCTCCGACGGCGCCTCAGCGGTGCTGCTGGCCTCCGAGGAGTGGGCGGCCGAGCGCGGCCTGCCCGTGCTCGCGTACATCACGGCGTACGAGACGGCGGCCGTCGACTACGTCAACGGCAACGAGGGCCTTCTGATGGCACCCGCCTACGCCGTGCCCCGCATGCTCGAGCGTGAGGGCCTCAAGCTGCAGGACTTCGACTTCTACGAGATCCACGAGGCATTCGCGTCCCAGGTCCTCTCGACGCTGAAGGCGTGGGAGTCGCCGGTCTTCTGCTCCGAGCGCCTCGGCCTCGACGCCCCGCTGGGTGCGATCGACCGCGACAAGCTCAACGTCAACGGCTCCTCGCTGGCCGCGGCGCACCCGTTCGCCGCGACCGGCGGTCGCATCGTCCCGGTGCTGGCCAAGCTGCTCGACGCGAAGGGATCCGGTCGTGGCCTGATCTCGATCTGCGCCGCCGGTGGTCAGGGCGTGGTGGCCATCCTCGAGAAGTGA
- a CDS encoding LLM class F420-dependent oxidoreductase, translating into MRIGQQVSRFTWPGSPASIGPTFASIARWSEAAGSESLWVMDHFWQIAQIGPPEEEMLEAYTTLGFAAGVTSRLELGAMVTAATVRNPALLVKTVTTLDVLSGGRAWLGIGAAWFEEENRGYGLDFPTTAERFVRLEDTLRLAKQMWAGDDSPFEGEGFTAPRPLNVPQPVRTPPILIGGVGERKTLRFVAKYADATNIFDGGPEFVAQKLGVLREHCDAEGRDYDSIRKTVLTRISLSERSGEKVPSGEEAMSVDQALDKVGALAAVGVDTAIIGMGNDTDEAAYELLGQLVEHAASI; encoded by the coding sequence ATGCGCATCGGACAGCAGGTCTCCCGCTTCACCTGGCCCGGCTCGCCGGCCTCCATCGGCCCCACCTTCGCCTCGATCGCCCGCTGGTCGGAGGCGGCCGGGTCGGAGAGCCTGTGGGTGATGGACCACTTCTGGCAGATCGCCCAGATCGGCCCGCCCGAGGAGGAGATGCTCGAGGCCTACACGACGCTCGGCTTCGCCGCCGGCGTCACCTCCCGCCTCGAGCTCGGCGCGATGGTCACCGCGGCGACGGTGCGCAACCCGGCGCTGCTCGTCAAGACGGTCACGACGCTCGACGTGCTCTCCGGCGGTCGCGCCTGGCTCGGCATCGGGGCGGCCTGGTTCGAGGAGGAGAACCGCGGCTACGGTCTCGACTTCCCGACGACCGCGGAGCGCTTCGTACGCCTCGAGGACACCCTGCGCCTGGCGAAGCAGATGTGGGCCGGTGACGACTCGCCCTTCGAGGGGGAGGGGTTCACGGCTCCGCGTCCGCTCAACGTGCCGCAGCCGGTGCGGACCCCGCCGATCCTGATCGGCGGCGTGGGGGAGCGCAAGACCCTGCGCTTCGTGGCGAAGTATGCCGACGCCACCAACATCTTCGACGGCGGGCCCGAGTTCGTGGCGCAGAAGCTCGGCGTGCTGCGCGAGCACTGCGACGCGGAGGGGCGCGACTACGACTCGATCCGCAAGACGGTGCTCACCCGGATCAGCCTCAGCGAGCGGAGTGGGGAGAAGGTCCCCTCGGGTGAGGAGGCGATGAGCGTCGACCAGGCCCTCGACAAGGTCGGCGCGCTGGCAGCCGTCGGCGTGGACACCGCGATCATCGGCATGGGCAACGACACCGACGAGGCGGCCTACGAGCTGCTGGGGCAGCTGGTGGAGCACGCCGCTTCGATCTGA
- a CDS encoding dihydroorotase encodes MSLLIKGAALFGTETADLLVVDGRIAAVGADAASQAPSGTETLDADGLVALPGLVDLHTHLRQPGREDAETVLTGSQAAAVGGYTAVLAMANTTPVTDTAEAALRVWELGREAGLVDVQPVGAVTKGLAGEELAELGLMARSAAQVRVFSDDGKCVHDARVMRRALEYAKAFGGVVSQHSQDPVLAGPSACCHEGEVSGRLGLPGWPGIAEEVIVARDVMLAKHTGSRIHVAHVSSAGSIEVIRWAKAQGIDVTCEVTPHHLILTTDLLTGYDPVFKVNPPLRPTEDVMALREALADGTIDAVATDHAPHARHDKEHAFVDAAFGMLGLETALGVVRTAMDDEFDWNDIARVMSRTPARIAGLEEHGGQLAPGEAAHVTLVDPTATVTVDRAASVSLSRNNPWHGHELTSRVVHTVFGGKVTVRDGALA; translated from the coding sequence GTGAGCCTGCTGATCAAGGGGGCCGCGCTGTTCGGCACCGAGACCGCTGACCTGCTCGTCGTCGACGGCCGCATCGCCGCCGTGGGCGCCGACGCCGCGTCGCAGGCGCCCTCGGGCACCGAGACGCTGGACGCCGACGGCCTGGTCGCCCTCCCGGGGCTGGTCGACCTGCACACCCACCTGCGCCAGCCCGGTCGCGAGGACGCCGAGACGGTGCTCACCGGGTCGCAGGCCGCCGCGGTCGGCGGCTACACCGCCGTGCTCGCGATGGCCAACACCACCCCGGTGACCGACACCGCCGAGGCCGCCCTGCGCGTGTGGGAGCTCGGTCGCGAGGCCGGCCTCGTCGACGTGCAGCCGGTCGGCGCGGTCACCAAGGGGCTCGCCGGTGAGGAGCTCGCCGAGCTCGGGCTGATGGCCCGCTCGGCCGCGCAGGTCCGGGTCTTCTCCGACGACGGCAAGTGCGTCCACGACGCCCGTGTGATGCGCCGGGCCCTGGAGTACGCGAAGGCCTTCGGCGGCGTCGTCTCCCAGCACTCCCAGGACCCGGTGCTGGCCGGTCCCTCCGCCTGCTGCCACGAGGGCGAGGTCTCGGGGCGTCTCGGACTGCCCGGGTGGCCCGGGATCGCCGAGGAGGTCATCGTCGCCCGCGACGTCATGCTGGCCAAGCACACCGGCTCGCGCATCCACGTCGCCCACGTCTCCTCGGCCGGCTCGATCGAGGTGATCCGCTGGGCCAAGGCGCAGGGGATCGACGTCACCTGCGAGGTGACGCCGCACCACCTCATCCTCACCACCGACCTGCTCACCGGCTACGACCCGGTCTTCAAGGTCAACCCGCCGCTGCGCCCTACCGAGGACGTGATGGCCCTGCGCGAGGCGCTCGCCGACGGCACCATCGACGCGGTCGCCACCGACCACGCGCCACACGCCCGGCACGACAAGGAGCACGCCTTCGTCGACGCGGCGTTCGGCATGCTCGGCCTCGAGACCGCGCTGGGTGTGGTCCGCACGGCGATGGACGACGAGTTCGACTGGAACGACATCGCCCGGGTCATGTCCCGCACGCCGGCCCGGATCGCCGGGCTGGAGGAGCACGGTGGCCAGCTGGCCCCCGGCGAGGCCGCCCACGTGACGCTCGTCGACCCGACCGCGACGGTCACCGTCGACCGGGCCGCCTCGGTCTCGCTCTCGCGCAACAACCCGTGGCACGGTCACGAGCTGACCTCGCGCGTGGTGCACACGGTCTTCGGCGGCAAGGTCACCGTGCGCGACGGCGCCCTGGCCTGA
- the pyrR gene encoding bifunctional pyr operon transcriptional regulator/uracil phosphoribosyltransferase PyrR, giving the protein MTGAPTDGTTEGAPRTVLDARDVSRALTRISHELLERNRVVDDLVLLGLQTRGVPLARRIAARIAAVEGVDVPVGELDVTMYRDDLRSQPTRASHRTEIPAGGIDGKVVVLVDDVLFSGRTIRAALDAVADLGRPSAVRLAVLVDRGHRELPIRADHVGKNLPSARSERVSVRVAEVDGADEVSIS; this is encoded by the coding sequence ATGACTGGTGCCCCCACCGATGGAACCACCGAAGGTGCTCCCCGCACCGTCCTCGACGCCCGTGACGTCTCCCGGGCGCTGACCCGCATCTCCCACGAGCTGCTCGAGCGCAACCGGGTCGTCGACGACCTGGTCCTGCTCGGGCTGCAGACCCGAGGTGTCCCGCTCGCGCGGCGGATCGCCGCCCGCATCGCCGCGGTGGAGGGCGTCGACGTCCCCGTCGGCGAGCTCGACGTGACGATGTACCGCGACGACCTGCGCTCGCAGCCGACCCGGGCCTCGCACCGCACCGAGATCCCCGCCGGAGGGATCGACGGCAAGGTCGTCGTGCTCGTCGACGACGTGCTCTTCTCGGGCCGCACGATCCGTGCCGCGCTCGACGCCGTCGCCGACCTCGGCCGTCCTTCGGCCGTGCGGCTCGCGGTCCTGGTCGACCGCGGCCACCGTGAGCTCCCGATCCGCGCCGACCATGTCGGCAAGAACCTGCCCAGTGCCCGCAGCGAGCGCGTCAGCGTCCGCGTCGCGGAGGTCGACGGGGCCGACGAGGTGAGCATCTCGTGA
- a CDS encoding acetyl-CoA hydrolase/transferase family protein gives MEELTRHVAPLGSEEVRVVCSGNFATPHTVLAPVLGALERVRLHGLNLQPGLDLHDGVMPETCFVGPGVRRHPRLVYVPARLSTVPTLYSSSLAPDVVVVHTTLPRDGKVSLGLEVNVLPAAIEAARARGALVVAQMNPRMPWTFGDAEIDLDAVDLGVEVDEPLASHAAAEPGEDAAEIGARVAHEVRDGSTLQAGIGEVPDATVARLTDRRDLRIWTEMFSDGVLALERRGVLDPEVEIVTSFVFGSEELYAWLDRNPRVRLRRTEVTNAPALIARQPAMTSVNTALQVDLFDQANASRIKARIYSGFGGQTDFTVGATHSPGGQAFMALRSWHPRADVSTIVPLIDEPVTSFQHSAVVTEQGLARLAGRSEKEQAANLISYAAHPDVRDELREEAAALGLA, from the coding sequence CTGGAGGAGCTCACCCGTCACGTCGCGCCGCTGGGCTCCGAGGAGGTCCGGGTCGTGTGCAGCGGCAACTTCGCCACGCCGCACACCGTCCTCGCCCCGGTGCTCGGCGCCCTCGAACGGGTCCGGCTCCACGGCCTCAACCTGCAGCCCGGGCTCGACCTCCACGACGGCGTCATGCCAGAGACCTGCTTCGTGGGTCCGGGCGTACGACGTCACCCGCGGCTGGTCTACGTGCCGGCCCGGCTCTCGACGGTGCCGACGCTCTACTCCTCCTCCCTCGCGCCCGACGTGGTGGTCGTGCACACCACGCTGCCGCGTGACGGGAAGGTGTCCCTGGGCCTGGAGGTCAACGTGCTGCCGGCCGCCATCGAGGCGGCACGGGCCCGGGGTGCCCTGGTGGTCGCCCAGATGAACCCGCGCATGCCGTGGACCTTCGGCGACGCCGAGATCGACCTCGACGCCGTCGACCTCGGCGTCGAGGTGGACGAGCCGCTCGCCTCGCACGCGGCGGCGGAGCCCGGCGAGGACGCGGCCGAGATCGGCGCCCGGGTGGCGCACGAGGTGCGCGACGGCTCGACGTTGCAGGCCGGGATCGGCGAGGTGCCCGACGCGACGGTGGCCCGGCTGACCGACCGCCGGGACCTGCGGATCTGGACGGAGATGTTCTCCGACGGCGTGCTGGCGCTGGAGCGCCGCGGCGTGCTCGACCCCGAGGTCGAGATCGTCACCTCCTTCGTCTTCGGCAGCGAAGAGCTGTACGCCTGGCTCGACCGCAACCCCCGGGTGCGGCTGCGGCGCACCGAGGTGACCAACGCCCCTGCGCTGATCGCCCGGCAGCCCGCGATGACCTCGGTCAACACCGCGCTGCAGGTCGACCTCTTCGACCAGGCCAACGCCTCGCGCATCAAGGCCCGGATCTACAGCGGCTTCGGCGGACAGACCGACTTCACCGTCGGCGCGACCCACTCACCGGGCGGTCAGGCCTTCATGGCCCTGCGCAGCTGGCACCCCAGGGCCGACGTCTCCACGATCGTGCCGCTCATCGACGAGCCGGTCACCTCGTTCCAGCACAGCGCGGTGGTGACCGAGCAGGGGCTCGCCCGGCTGGCCGGACGCAGCGAGAAGGAGCAGGCCGCCAACCTCATCTCGTACGCCGCGCACCCCGACGTGCGCGACGAGCTGCGCGAGGAGGCGGCGGCGCTGGGCCTGGCCTGA